A part of Leptospira neocaledonica genomic DNA contains:
- a CDS encoding tetratricopeptide repeat protein: protein MGRRTQTKLFILVLLLGILTQSGWSEPLPNFGLKEKEAKTFFKRGLAYYNKGEFAAARENFIRALSIKPDFVHPKFFLSEAYYLSGDWQESLSELEQLESSNKLDLISKNRLDALRYRLGGGNRKDNLEYYKSIFGDDLRRFRFRNPADLAVDEEGYLYVVSFDTANVVKFDANGFPIENFKGSFGRNLEGPVGISIRGKSIFVADYAGDKIYEFDTRGTYVNRFGSTGKDPGNFHGPAGLYFTKEGFLYVSDMGNNRVQKLSRTGEPLQEIGVGILKQPAGIKVNNRGEIFVADRGNKRLVVFDHEGNFLKEINNPSFKRPRNLSIKDNKVVVADETAGLFIYDSISKTWSGFDNFKDSKNTVRNFDQAFSVAFDYTGSMFVADFNRHRIESFSPKGQLSSNLDLIVERTISSDYPDISLVLHAKDRHGVPVKAIPRDSFRIYEMDNLSPLIGLTDMKKYNNRVSVSIIAENSQIVSDSYATIEKAIRPFLSEIRTEDKIQLLRSGRDTQTAYPFGKSMYDILKALRSFSPEEESQIGKSLQKGITDLLDSLGPRAIIAIVSGKDSKAAFTQFSPTKIIRFAVSHDIPIYFLCLGENGESVSVYKEIAEKTGGKFLTIPSGGTEKNLRSWIDSKKDRRYLLSFKSRINPDGMDVYVPVVVEAIFRNSNGKAETGFFTP, encoded by the coding sequence ATGGGGAGACGTACGCAGACAAAACTTTTCATTTTAGTTCTACTCTTAGGAATTCTCACGCAATCCGGATGGTCCGAACCCCTTCCTAATTTCGGGCTAAAAGAAAAAGAAGCCAAGACATTCTTTAAGCGAGGTCTCGCCTATTATAATAAGGGAGAATTCGCTGCGGCCAGAGAGAATTTCATTCGAGCGCTTTCCATCAAACCAGATTTTGTTCATCCTAAATTCTTTCTTTCGGAAGCATATTATCTTAGCGGAGACTGGCAGGAAAGTCTTTCCGAATTGGAACAATTAGAATCTTCTAATAAACTCGACCTGATCAGTAAGAATCGTTTAGACGCATTAAGATACAGACTAGGCGGTGGGAATAGAAAAGATAATTTAGAATATTATAAATCTATTTTCGGAGATGATCTGAGAAGGTTTCGCTTCAGAAATCCGGCCGACCTAGCAGTCGACGAAGAAGGATATCTTTACGTAGTAAGTTTCGATACAGCCAATGTGGTTAAATTCGACGCCAATGGTTTCCCAATCGAAAATTTCAAAGGCTCATTTGGAAGAAACTTGGAAGGACCGGTTGGTATAAGCATTCGAGGCAAATCTATCTTCGTTGCAGATTATGCAGGAGATAAAATTTACGAGTTCGATACCAGAGGCACTTACGTAAATCGTTTCGGCTCTACCGGAAAAGATCCCGGCAATTTTCACGGGCCGGCAGGGCTTTATTTTACGAAAGAAGGATTCCTTTATGTTTCGGATATGGGAAATAATAGAGTCCAAAAACTTTCTAGAACTGGAGAACCTCTCCAAGAAATCGGAGTCGGAATCCTAAAACAACCTGCAGGGATTAAAGTAAACAATCGTGGCGAAATTTTCGTAGCAGATCGAGGAAACAAGAGGCTCGTTGTTTTTGATCACGAGGGAAACTTTTTGAAAGAGATAAATAATCCTTCTTTCAAAAGACCTAGAAATCTTTCGATCAAAGATAACAAAGTAGTAGTCGCAGACGAAACCGCCGGTCTTTTTATTTACGATTCTATTTCTAAAACATGGTCAGGTTTCGACAATTTTAAAGATTCAAAAAATACGGTTCGAAATTTCGACCAAGCATTCTCAGTAGCTTTCGATTATACCGGCTCCATGTTTGTTGCAGATTTTAACAGACATAGAATCGAATCCTTTTCTCCTAAAGGGCAACTTTCTTCTAATTTGGATCTGATCGTAGAAAGGACTATCAGTTCAGATTATCCGGATATTTCCTTAGTTCTTCATGCAAAGGATAGGCATGGGGTTCCCGTTAAAGCAATCCCTCGCGATTCTTTTCGTATCTATGAGATGGACAATCTTTCTCCTTTGATCGGATTGACCGATATGAAAAAATATAATAATAGAGTAAGCGTTTCCATTATTGCCGAAAATTCCCAGATCGTATCGGATTCATACGCGACTATCGAAAAGGCAATTCGTCCGTTTCTATCTGAGATTAGAACAGAAGATAAGATCCAACTTTTACGTTCCGGAAGAGATACTCAAACCGCCTACCCTTTCGGAAAGAGTATGTATGATATCTTAAAAGCGTTACGCTCCTTTTCCCCGGAAGAAGAATCCCAAATTGGAAAGTCTCTTCAAAAAGGGATTACAGATTTGTTGGATAGCTTAGGTCCAAGGGCAATTATCGCGATCGTTTCTGGAAAAGATTCCAAAGCAGCATTCACTCAATTTTCTCCGACAAAAATCATCCGTTTCGCCGTATCTCACGATATTCCGATCTACTTCTTATGCTTAGGAGAAAACGGAGAATCGGTTTCCGTATATAAAGAAATCGCGGAAAAAACGGGGGGAAAGTTTTTAACTATCCCTTCCGGAGGAACGGAGAAGAATCTAAGAAGCTGGATAGATTCCAAAAAAGATAGAAGGTATCTTCTATCTTTCAAAAGCAGAATTAATCCAGATGGAATGGATGTCTATGTCCCCGTGGTCGTAGAGGCTATTTTCAGAAATTCTAATGGAAAAGCGGAGACCGGATTTTTTACACCATGA
- a CDS encoding histone deacetylase family protein: MKLGYAYDDTFLLHDTGTFHPESPQRLESILNRLHKTSYFKDLNWIKPNKLPLELIESVHNHRHRERFSVIQGKKGSFDGDTPYSESSFDAALLAAGSGVDLVNKIRSNEIESGIALVRPPGHHAETGRSMGFCLLNNIAITAGYLLTQGVEKVYILDWDVHHGNGTQEIFYDSDKVFFTSLHQYPYYPGTGSVHERGEGKGQNYTLNIPLAMGSGDKEYLHYFQEVVAPSILEFQPEYVLISAGFDGHKRDPLAGMNLSTNAFAEFTRLVLSATKQIGAKTVSFLEGGYDLDALAESVEAHIAVLAG, translated from the coding sequence ATGAAACTCGGCTACGCCTATGACGATACATTCTTATTGCATGACACCGGGACATTCCACCCAGAGTCCCCTCAAAGATTGGAATCCATACTCAATCGACTTCATAAGACTTCTTATTTTAAGGACTTGAATTGGATCAAACCGAACAAGCTACCTTTAGAACTAATCGAATCCGTACATAATCACAGACATAGAGAAAGATTTTCAGTCATCCAAGGTAAAAAAGGAAGTTTCGATGGAGACACACCATATTCCGAATCCAGTTTTGATGCGGCACTCTTGGCAGCAGGAAGCGGAGTAGACCTGGTGAATAAGATCAGATCTAATGAAATAGAATCAGGAATCGCACTTGTCAGACCACCAGGACATCACGCGGAAACGGGAAGATCCATGGGGTTTTGTTTATTGAATAATATAGCGATCACTGCAGGTTATTTACTTACACAAGGAGTAGAAAAAGTTTATATACTGGATTGGGATGTGCATCACGGAAACGGAACACAGGAAATATTTTACGATTCGGACAAAGTATTCTTCACCTCGCTTCACCAATATCCTTATTATCCTGGAACAGGCTCAGTCCATGAAAGAGGAGAAGGAAAAGGACAAAACTATACATTAAACATCCCGTTAGCTATGGGCTCAGGAGATAAAGAATATCTGCATTATTTCCAGGAAGTAGTGGCCCCTTCCATCTTGGAATTTCAACCAGAGTATGTATTGATCTCCGCCGGTTTCGACGGACATAAAAGAGATCCATTAGCAGGTATGAATCTAAGCACAAACGCATTCGCAGAATTCACAAGATTAGTATTGTCCGCAACAAAACAGATCGGTGCCAAAACCGTTTCCTTCTTAGAAGGAGGGTATGACCTGGATGCCTTGGCCGAAAGTGTGGAAGCACATATCGCCGTCCTTGCCGGTTAA
- a CDS encoding putative glycoside hydrolase: MRKPFSLFPILVLTAFPVCAEFTIPYPDNSKRKETPVLESTTDIKTKPQSISKEKEKKGEIRLSSRNTPVESEKEAPKEKLKKFFARSTNKGAYADRPKFYRGLYVNNSLVSDKSRKNEWESLLKDASDYGVNVLVIDLQPKTPSPEEISRIKELGFYPVGRLVNFDGGLKTKYPSPERLNSILGYVRKACLSGFPEVQLDYIRYADVTDIDLSLKEKYNNINEIVNRIRGEANQCEKLPYLGADIFGRIPFNRDDQIGQKVENFAQLVDVIYPMLYPSHFYGQPARIANPYQTVYDGLKNTRKRSLSTTKVVGWIQGFGMSLGPSGKSLKDYIKAQIEASVDSDSDGFVVWNIVGKYGDTFRAIEESIQNGKLKIED; the protein is encoded by the coding sequence GTGCGCAAACCGTTTTCACTTTTTCCAATCTTAGTTCTTACCGCTTTTCCGGTCTGTGCAGAGTTCACTATCCCTTATCCTGATAATTCGAAAAGGAAAGAAACTCCTGTTTTAGAATCCACTACGGATATTAAAACCAAACCCCAATCTATTTCCAAAGAAAAGGAGAAGAAAGGTGAGATACGACTTTCTTCCAGAAACACTCCGGTGGAAAGCGAAAAGGAAGCTCCGAAAGAGAAACTTAAAAAGTTTTTTGCAAGATCTACGAACAAGGGTGCTTATGCGGATCGCCCTAAATTCTATCGTGGACTTTATGTGAATAATTCTTTGGTTTCGGATAAGTCCCGCAAGAATGAATGGGAGTCCTTATTAAAGGATGCATCCGACTATGGAGTAAATGTTTTAGTGATTGATCTTCAACCTAAAACTCCTTCTCCGGAAGAGATCTCTCGTATTAAAGAATTGGGTTTTTATCCGGTGGGAAGGCTCGTAAATTTCGACGGTGGACTTAAGACTAAATATCCTAGTCCGGAAAGGCTGAATTCTATTTTGGGATACGTGAGAAAGGCCTGCCTTTCAGGATTTCCGGAAGTACAATTAGATTATATACGTTATGCGGATGTTACCGATATCGATCTTTCTTTGAAGGAAAAATATAATAATATCAACGAGATTGTAAATCGCATACGAGGAGAAGCCAACCAATGTGAGAAACTTCCATATTTGGGTGCGGATATTTTTGGTAGGATTCCTTTTAACCGCGACGATCAGATCGGGCAGAAGGTAGAAAACTTCGCTCAACTTGTGGACGTAATCTATCCTATGTTATATCCTTCTCATTTTTACGGCCAACCTGCTCGTATTGCGAATCCCTACCAAACCGTTTATGATGGTTTGAAGAATACTAGAAAAAGATCCTTATCTACTACAAAAGTAGTCGGATGGATCCAGGGTTTTGGAATGAGTCTTGGTCCTTCCGGCAAGTCTTTGAAGGATTATATTAAAGCCCAAATCGAAGCAAGCGTGGACAGCGATAGTGACGGTTTTGTGGTCTGGAATATTGTTGGAAAATACGGAGATACTTTCCGAGCGATTGAGGAAAGTATCCAGAATGGAAAGTTGAAGATAGAGGATTAA
- a CDS encoding tetratricopeptide repeat protein: MALTRPIIVLLLCAFSSSISSKEFVYAFRDVGMPKNSGKDGMPRKEKMVLVGETIMFDKVKPIEYEGKYKSFELGYDTRPDIVTVKVHYDPGIRPGQILYLIEKDFDHVTFKDGSIVGQIEVKSIFQTAFTGKQLRGVGYLGMAKEKVLTVAYPVSSELSGPALVERKTGDYHFTRDEIPEAIQSFRKAIRLDPMSPVPHYRLGMLYLSEAGMDSKEPVCSGILPMSAGAEFSSAWKKRSRFDSDQDLIRFSREYVSFLNCKADQAPSFPKNSSVPEELERAQEVAREGFRLSKTDYELLIRSAETYYKLYISYSSGKRPKGSVTPEEEPKLRNRQEKSWEIAQKLLKEASLDNITDYRLHRLTSLLYGKRYMELSGGAKSTTISEEANFLRTKAIESIQAYKLHRPKTVPGDKDLLILEKDLGL, encoded by the coding sequence ATGGCCCTAACCCGACCTATAATCGTACTATTGCTCTGCGCTTTTTCTTCTTCGATCTCCTCCAAAGAATTCGTATACGCATTCCGAGATGTTGGAATGCCTAAAAACTCTGGAAAAGACGGAATGCCTAGAAAAGAAAAAATGGTCTTAGTCGGGGAGACCATTATGTTCGATAAAGTTAAACCGATCGAATATGAAGGGAAATACAAAAGTTTCGAATTAGGATATGATACCAGACCGGATATAGTCACAGTAAAAGTGCATTATGATCCGGGCATCCGTCCTGGACAGATACTCTATTTAATCGAAAAAGATTTCGACCATGTAACGTTTAAAGACGGAAGTATCGTGGGGCAAATAGAAGTTAAATCCATCTTTCAGACCGCATTTACCGGAAAACAATTAAGAGGTGTCGGATATTTAGGAATGGCAAAGGAGAAGGTCCTAACCGTAGCCTATCCGGTCTCCTCCGAACTCAGCGGACCTGCATTAGTAGAACGTAAAACCGGGGATTATCATTTTACAAGAGATGAAATCCCGGAAGCAATCCAATCCTTCCGAAAGGCAATTCGTTTAGATCCGATGTCCCCCGTACCACATTACAGATTAGGAATGTTATATTTGAGCGAAGCCGGAATGGATTCTAAAGAACCGGTATGTTCCGGCATTCTTCCAATGAGTGCAGGAGCGGAGTTTTCTTCGGCTTGGAAAAAAAGATCTAGATTCGATTCCGACCAAGACCTGATCCGATTTTCAAGAGAATACGTTTCTTTTTTAAACTGCAAAGCGGACCAGGCTCCCAGCTTTCCAAAAAATAGTTCCGTTCCGGAGGAATTAGAAAGAGCGCAAGAAGTTGCGAGAGAAGGATTTCGACTTTCAAAAACGGATTATGAACTTTTAATCCGAAGTGCGGAAACTTATTATAAATTATATATTTCTTACTCGTCCGGAAAAAGACCAAAAGGAAGTGTCACACCGGAAGAAGAGCCTAAGCTCAGAAATCGCCAAGAAAAATCCTGGGAAATCGCTCAAAAACTTTTAAAAGAAGCAAGCCTGGATAACATTACTGACTACAGACTTCATAGATTGACTTCTCTCTTATACGGAAAGAGATATATGGAACTTTCCGGTGGAGCAAAGTCCACAACGATCAGCGAAGAAGCGAATTTTCTGAGAACGAAAGCCATCGAGTCTATTCAGGCATATAAACTACATAGGCCTAAGACTGTCCCAGGAGATAAGGATCTTCTAATATTAGAAAAAGATCTTGGACTTTAG
- the mtnC gene encoding acireductone synthase, with translation MEEQNAELYLFDIEGTTTPIEFVHKVLFPYSVQNFKPFFSETSAEKSFAEELILASKNESEYTEEVSDSPESLTKFCKYLVSKDRKLGILKEIQGRIWKKGYESGELKSTIFSDVPPFLERIRKSGKRAAVYSSGSVEAQVLIYKYCEAGDLTVYFEGYFDTAIGGKKESSSYTKIAEKLSLSPRSIVFFTDIKEEADAASEAGVRPILLSRPGNHPQAEHSYQVIQDFSKILA, from the coding sequence TTGGAAGAACAAAACGCCGAGTTATATTTATTTGATATAGAAGGGACAACTACGCCGATAGAATTCGTGCATAAGGTTTTATTCCCTTACTCGGTCCAAAACTTTAAACCATTCTTCTCTGAAACCTCGGCGGAAAAAAGTTTCGCCGAGGAGCTCATCCTCGCATCCAAAAACGAAAGCGAATATACGGAAGAAGTTTCCGATTCCCCTGAATCACTTACTAAATTTTGCAAATACCTAGTATCCAAAGATCGTAAATTAGGAATTTTGAAAGAGATCCAAGGTAGGATCTGGAAGAAAGGATACGAATCCGGAGAATTGAAAAGTACGATATTCTCAGACGTCCCTCCTTTTTTAGAAAGAATCAGAAAATCGGGCAAACGTGCCGCAGTATATTCTTCAGGAAGTGTAGAAGCGCAGGTACTGATCTATAAATATTGCGAGGCAGGAGACCTAACTGTATATTTCGAAGGTTATTTCGATACTGCAATAGGTGGGAAAAAAGAATCCTCAAGTTATACGAAGATAGCTGAAAAACTTTCTTTGTCCCCGAGGTCCATCGTATTCTTCACGGATATAAAAGAAGAAGCGGATGCGGCATCCGAAGCGGGAGTTCGACCCATTTTACTTTCTCGTCCAGGAAACCACCCTCAGGCGGAACACAGTTATCAGGTAATCCAGGACTTTAGCAAGATCTTGGCCTAA
- a CDS encoding MFS transporter, translating into MSQPTSEKSLLRYFGLGELASHGGNAILAFWMIMGMAFFLFADQNLIAPNLRNIAGSFGITDQREIDWKLGGLIPICFFVLGGLVSVYMGYLTQRFPRKPLVIGTVLLGEIPCLLSGFARTYDEFLILRTLTGFGLGGSFPLLFSLVGDYFSDKSRSTAAGYLSLSMGLGVGLGQMVGGTLGTADPINGWRESFIYMAAPSFLFMLVYGLFCKEPVRGGKEKELTNISTDVNSESVRLTWKDIRTIFATKSNIGIFLQGIPGCVPWGVFFVFLNDYYEFQYGMPKDSASAMVIFAAVGIFIGTFFGGIVGQKIYDTNKTLLPIFCGSMILIGILPTVYLLHAGSVAGSSAFIFINILTGIIISVTGPNVRALIMNVNPPKSRSSMFALYNLTDNLGNGLGPAMAALILTILPDRTQAFTIAILFWIPCGLAWLYILKNFKQDEQKMHEELAAEANRIKRTA; encoded by the coding sequence ATGTCTCAACCGACCTCGGAAAAAAGCCTGCTTCGATATTTCGGATTAGGCGAACTCGCTAGCCATGGAGGAAACGCGATCCTCGCCTTTTGGATGATCATGGGAATGGCTTTCTTTCTATTCGCGGACCAAAACCTGATCGCTCCGAACCTCAGAAATATAGCAGGCTCTTTCGGGATCACCGACCAAAGAGAGATCGATTGGAAATTGGGAGGATTGATCCCGATTTGTTTTTTCGTTCTAGGAGGATTGGTTTCGGTTTATATGGGATATCTTACGCAAAGATTTCCTAGAAAACCTTTGGTCATCGGAACAGTATTATTGGGGGAGATCCCTTGCCTTCTTTCCGGATTCGCGAGAACCTACGACGAATTCCTAATTCTTAGAACTCTGACCGGTTTCGGTTTGGGGGGAAGTTTCCCACTTCTATTCTCACTCGTTGGAGACTATTTCTCGGACAAGTCTAGATCTACCGCAGCAGGTTATCTTTCTCTTTCTATGGGACTCGGAGTTGGACTCGGACAAATGGTCGGAGGTACTTTAGGCACTGCAGACCCGATCAACGGCTGGAGAGAGAGTTTTATCTATATGGCCGCCCCTTCTTTCCTATTCATGCTTGTTTATGGATTATTCTGTAAGGAACCGGTTAGAGGTGGAAAGGAAAAGGAACTGACAAATATCTCCACGGATGTTAATTCAGAGTCCGTTCGTTTAACATGGAAAGATATTCGCACGATTTTCGCAACCAAGAGTAATATTGGTATTTTCCTTCAAGGGATCCCGGGGTGCGTGCCTTGGGGGGTATTTTTCGTATTCTTGAACGATTATTACGAATTCCAATATGGAATGCCGAAAGATTCAGCCTCAGCCATGGTAATCTTTGCTGCAGTTGGGATCTTTATCGGAACCTTTTTCGGCGGGATTGTCGGCCAAAAAATATACGATACGAACAAGACATTATTACCTATTTTTTGCGGAAGTATGATCTTGATCGGAATCCTTCCTACCGTTTATTTATTGCATGCAGGGAGTGTGGCAGGAAGTTCTGCATTCATTTTTATTAATATACTTACAGGTATTATTATTTCTGTAACAGGACCGAACGTAAGAGCATTGATCATGAACGTCAATCCTCCCAAAAGCAGATCTTCTATGTTCGCATTATACAATCTGACGGATAATCTTGGAAACGGATTGGGGCCTGCAATGGCAGCATTGATTCTCACAATATTGCCGGACAGGACACAAGCATTCACGATCGCGATCCTTTTCTGGATACCTTGCGGACTGGCTTGGCTTTATATCCTGAAAAATTTCAAACAAGATGAACAAAAGATGCATGAAGAACTGGCTGCCGAAGCTAACAGGATTAAAAGGACAGCTTAA
- a CDS encoding alpha/beta hydrolase — translation MAYQHKEFFFQSSRDNTKLYAQAWTKSGANRVIVFCHGFGEHSGRYSNLIQYFKESDVSFYGLDLRGHGKSEGKRGHASGFESFVDDLADFVQEVRKREQKDKILLLGHSMGGVVVIRYALEGINQDYIYGVVACSSALKIPTTAFQRFQISVAGFLRKISPSTTLDANLDTSLVSRDLEVVQAYIDDPLVHGKISFSMGYELFQQGGIANRKAGILRTPILILHGLADGIADPAGSLEFYNHLVYKNKRMKTYKGFYHELMNEPAGERDKVLKDIKEFMDSLVPERAKSSAKKPSVKRAAKSKPSPKKKVAAKKK, via the coding sequence ATGGCCTACCAACATAAAGAATTCTTCTTTCAATCTTCCAGAGACAATACCAAATTATACGCCCAGGCATGGACCAAATCCGGAGCTAATCGTGTAATCGTTTTTTGTCATGGATTCGGAGAACATAGCGGTAGGTATTCTAACCTCATCCAATATTTTAAAGAAAGTGACGTCAGCTTTTACGGTCTGGATCTAAGAGGTCACGGTAAATCGGAAGGCAAAAGAGGTCATGCTTCCGGTTTCGAATCCTTTGTGGATGATCTGGCGGATTTTGTTCAAGAGGTTCGTAAAAGAGAACAGAAGGATAAAATCCTACTTTTAGGTCATTCTATGGGAGGAGTAGTAGTCATCCGCTACGCCTTAGAAGGGATTAACCAGGATTATATCTATGGAGTTGTGGCCTGTTCTTCTGCATTAAAAATTCCTACTACTGCATTCCAAAGATTCCAGATCTCCGTAGCCGGTTTCTTACGTAAGATATCACCTTCCACTACTTTGGACGCAAACCTAGATACAAGTTTGGTTAGCCGGGATCTGGAAGTAGTCCAGGCATATATCGATGATCCTTTGGTTCACGGTAAAATTTCATTCTCCATGGGGTACGAATTATTCCAACAAGGGGGGATTGCGAATAGAAAGGCAGGGATTTTAAGAACTCCTATTTTGATCCTGCACGGTCTGGCGGATGGGATCGCTGATCCGGCGGGAAGTTTGGAGTTTTATAATCATTTGGTTTATAAGAATAAAAGAATGAAGACCTATAAGGGCTTTTACCACGAACTTATGAACGAACCGGCTGGAGAAAGAGATAAGGTGTTAAAGGATATCAAAGAATTTATGGATTCGTTGGTTCCAGAAAGGGCAAAATCCTCTGCCAAAAAGCCGAGCGTTAAGAGAGCCGCAAAATCTAAACCTTCTCCTAAAAAGAAAGTAGCAGCAAAGAAGAAGTAA